tatgggcagaaggcaggagatagggctgagaggaaaactggatcagctaaGATGAAATGGCTatgcagactcaataggccgaatggcttaattctgttcctacgtctCATGGTCTTATAACATGAGTACAATTTACTAACCACAagcatgtttttggaatgtggcaggGCAGCCAGAGGACATAAAGACAGCAGCTTGAATTGGTGATTGCTGACACTGTAATAACATACCACTAtcagctacactaccatgctgccaagATGCCAATTGGTAAATTGGAAGCACCATACAAAGATGATgaacgaactcagcaggttgagcagcatctatgggggaaaaTGAACTGACATTTTGGGGCAGAACTCTACATCAGGACTGGCAAGAAAGCCAgtataaaatggggggggggggggggggggggaacgggaAGGCGGCTACAGAGTGGAGTAGAGAGAACAGCGGATAACAGGCAGGTAAGAGAAGAAGATGAGTGAGAATGATGTACGAAGCTGAGAGGTGAGAGATGTAAGTTTCAAAAggctgaatctgataggagggaatggtgaagaataGAATAATggaagggaggtggggaggggaaaaggTGGGAGGTGTGTATTGGCAgatgaggaggaggggaggggaaagatggAGTGATGGGGTAGCAATTGGatcaggaaaataaaagaaagGGAGGGTGGAGACAGATGGATGTGGTGAAATTGTCTGAGTTATTGAGGGAAGGATTAAGAATACAGAACAGCATAggacaggaacaggtccttcagccctcaaACTCTGTACCTACCATAACGCCAAATTAAACTACAAGGATCTGCCTGCTATACCCCTACACCCCTGCATACTGCTTCTAGTGATACAAGGACTTAGGATCGATTTGAAAGGTTAATGGCAAGTTATTTTATAAAATGTAACTGGCATAAAAAATTATTTGACAATTTGACAATCAATGAACTAGTTGAAAGAAAAGCAGATCTTTAAAACAGAAAAATCACTCCAATATCTAAATACCCTATAAACTAGACTCCTGATCTCATAATCAACCTTGCAGTATCTTACTGTTTGCCTCCACTGCACTCGGTAACTGTAACAGTTTATTCTccattctttttctctttctcccttGATGTACTGATGAAATGATCTATATAGACGGTAGGGtggcaaaaagtaccaaataaagtggccactgagagtatataTTACTTATATTGAGATATATTTCTGAGAAGATTTACCTGAGGATTTGTAGTAATATAGAATCCTGGAACACCGGCCTTTTCCAGTGTGTTTTGTTGATCAATCACTTTCTGGTCTAACTCCAAGACTATCTTTTCATCCATCATCCTTTGCTCTTCTTTAACCCTTTGGTCCAAGGCCTAAAAAACAGCGACTGGTGAGGATTAGCAGAAAGGAagactttcttttaaaaagaCAAAACATGATTTAGTGACTTTTTGTCCTGACAACTTTTCTTTAGTCATGGAAGACACAAATGATGTACATAATCCACAATGAACATCGACTCCTTTCACTTCTGATACAAATCAGAATCACTTCAGCACTTCACCACAAGTACCCAGCAGACAGGTCCACAACATACCCTCCACAAATTGCAGGTTTCCTTTTAGGCTGGTAATAGTAATGtattggtgaggcttcaccttgcgATTAAGCTCTTTCCACTCAACCATTCTGAGGGGTCTCTCCTGCCATAAGTACTTTAGCAGCTCAAAACCCCAATCTCATGATTACTAGAACAGAATATTAAATTCTGACCATATAATTTTGTACATTCCCTCATTCTAAATACAATAGATTTCTAACTTGTATACCCTTATTTTCCTGTAATTGCCCtcaagaagaagaatctcagggttatatatggtgacatacacatacaatgataataaatttagaaacatagagaacctactgcacaatacagtcccttcagcccacaaagttgtgccgaacatgtccctaccttagaaattgctagacttccccatagccctctattcttctgagctccgtttaCCTATcccaaagtctcttaaaagaccctattgtatcgcctccaccaccattgccggcagcccataccacgcactcaccactctctgcataaaaaaacttaccgctgacatctcctctgtacctactcccaagcaccttaaacctgtgccctcttgtggaagccatttcagccctgagaaaaagcctctgactatcctcacgatcaatgcctctcatcatcttgtacacctctatcagctttGAACTTTCGTACTGATTTCTGACCTTTTAACAGGTCAGAGGTCACCACTTGAAATCTCAGGTTATAAGCATCCAAATATAAAATAACCTGAATATTCTCAATGAAAGAAATTAAAATTCCAccagaaataaaaataaagagaaTAATTATGGCATTTCTCCTTGTAATTATACATCTAAATTTCAAGACCCAGATGGTTTGTGATCTGAAAATATATTGTCAATACCTTTTTATACTCATTTTTACCCAGCAACTTCTGAATATTTTCTTAAAATTACAAATGCacaatatttatttagagaccCAGGCCTATGTCCAAACCTGCAATCAAATCAAGATAAACCCCTTTGGAATTACTTGGCATGGTGCCAAAATCAGCTTCATTAGCCTATCAAAACAAGCTTACATCCAGCTCCCTTTCATCAGCCTATCAGAACAAGCCTACCTCCAGCTCTCTTTCATCAGCCTATTAGAACAAGCTTACCTCCAGCTCTCTTTTATCAGCCTATTAGAACAAGCTTACCTCCAGCTCTCTTTCATCAGCCTATTAGAACAAGCTTACCTCCAGCTCTCTTTCATCAGCCTATTTGAACAAGCTTACCAACAaacacaacacactggaggaacacagcaggtcaggctgcatccgtggaaacgaacattcaacattttgggcagagacccttcgtcaggacaaagaagggtctcggcacaagacgttgactgttcgtttccatggatgctgcctgacctgctgagttcctccagcacgttgtgcatgttgctttgaccccagcatctgcagtgtattttgtgtagAACAAGCTTACCTCCAGCTCCCCTTCATCAGCCTATCAAAATAAGCTTACCTCCAGCTCCCTTTCATCAGCCTATCAGAACAAGCTTACCTCCAGCTCTCTTTCATCAGCCTATTAGAACAAGCTTACCAACAaacacaacacactggaggaacacagcaggtcaggctgcatccgtggaaacgaacattcaacattttgggcagagacccttcgtcaggacgaagaagggtttcggcccaagtcgttgactgttcgtttccatggatgctgcccgacctgctgagttcctccagcatgttgtgcatgttgctttgacccgagcatctgcagtgtattttgtgtagAACGAGCTTACCTCCAGCTCCCTTTGCTGTGTGGCTCTAAGGACTGTTAGGTTGTGGATCTTGCAGCTTTGTAGTGCCTCTTTGTGTTTTCTCAGGAGCTCCTGTTTAAGAGCTTACAggcaaaaaaaagtaaaaattatATTTTTAAGAATCACTTTTTTCAAAGAAATACTGTAGTAAATTGCATCTTTTTAAAGAAAATGTAATTTTAAGATCATTTTTTGAAGTTAGGcctttttattaattaaaaagAACCAGCGCTATATTATAACCAATACAGTAGTATTATGATGCACTGATATCTTCTTGTGGCATGGTATTATCTACTGATCTGATATTGCACCTACATGGGCCTCAGAATGATTTCCAACATTAAAGGCACTGTTAAATGCTAGTTGACTTCAATTTGCTCTAAATATTGCAGAATGCACATGGAGGAAATCAGGCAATGAATCCAGGGAcatttattttcccctttcatTAGATGGAACACATCCCAGGACCCTTCATGCTGTTATATGACTGACTGTTATTATTAGCTCCACAATGGATTTAGCAAAGCCAAGCTGAAACACCAGGAGGTATAGTGTTAACACCACAAGACTAGAAGATATAATAGGAGCAGAGttggaacctatcaacctctgccttaaatatacccattgacttggccttcacagccacctctgacaacaaattccattgttgtctggtcttaggctccccatatgataagcctttcaatctctGAAATACTTCTGTGGACCTCCTTTGAgctttctccaatgtcagcatattgtttttagataagggacccaaaactgctcacaatactcaaagagaggccccaccagtgctttataaagtctcaacattagatacttgcttttatattctagtcctctcaaaatgaatgctaatattgcatttgccttcctcaccaccaactcaacctgcaaattaaccttaaggaAATCCtgcaatgactcccaagtccctttgatttttgaattttctctccatttagaaaacagtttttcttttatttctttagtgcatgcacgaccatacacttccacacactgtattccatctgccactttccatTCTCCTAATATGCCTGTCCTCCTAtagcctcaaaactacctgcccctccacctacctttgtatcatctgcaaacctggccacaaagccatcagttctgtcatccaaattattgacatataatataaaaagaagtggtcccaaaacagacccctgtggaacaccactagtcactggcagccagccagaaaaggctccctttgtttccactctttacctcctgccaatcaggcactgtttatccatgctaaaatcacccctgtaataccataggctcttaacttgttaaccTTGTAAAAGACCTTCATATCAACTGATTGTACATTGTCTATCCTGctcgttatttcttcaaagaattccaacagatttgtcaggcagaaatttcccttgaggaaacaatgctgacctCAACCATGTGCCTCTAAGCAGCCCGAAAGCATATCcttatcaactccaacatcttcctaaccgctgaggtcagactaactggcctataatttcctttcttctgcctctctctcctttcttgaagggtggaatgacatttgcaattttccagccatcctgaaccatgccaaaatctattgattcttgaaagatcattactaatgcatccacaaatTCTTCAGTCAACTCTTTCAGAGCCTTGAGGCTtttaccatctggtccaggtgatttctCTACCTTCTAACTTTTCCGTTTTCCCAAGCACTTTCCCCCTAGTAAtcacaacttcactcacttctgctctctgtctctctcgaaCTTGCTGCAAACTATTGGTGTCTTCCagagaagactgatgtaaaatacttattcagttcattcgcCATTTCCTTGACCTCCATTACTaccacatcattttccagtggtctgatatctacttttgcctctcttttacccttcatatatctgaagaaacttttggcatcttctttaatattattgacgagcttacctttgtattccatcttttccttctttatgactttttagttgccttctgttggcttttaaaagcttcccaatcctataACTTTatgctaatttttgctctattatatgccctctcttaggcttttatgttggctctgacttcccttgtcagccgtgATTGTGTCATCCTGGCTTTAGATTacctcttctttgggatgtgtctgTACTGCACctttcaaattgctcccagaaactacaaccattactgctctgctgtcatttgctgtcattcctgctagtgcccccttccaatcaattttggccagctcctctctcatgccctttACACCACTGTAATACTTAAACATCTGACttttgcttctccttctcaaacttcagggtgaattctatcatattataatcattacttccttaagagtttctttaccttaagctttctaatcaataattgctcattgcataacacccaatccagaacagctgatcctctAATGGGCTCAACTacgagctgctttaaaaagctatctcataggcattctacaaattccagcTCTTGAAATccaacaccaaactgattttcccaatctaccttcatattaaaatcccccagactatcataacattgcccatttgacacacaactctatctcctgCAATGATTTGTTGCTACTGTTCGGAGGTCTGCATATAAGTCccaccagggtctttttactcttgcagtttttttttaagatcTACGATGCCAATTATTCTATACcttttgatcctatgtcacctctttctaaggatttgatttcatttttaagaGCTACACCaacctctctgcctacctgcctgtccttttgatacaatgtgtctCCTTAGATgtttccttcagccacaattcagtgatacctacaaaatcatacatgccaatctgtaactttaatcattcatctatcttattctgtatactgtgttggtgtggccaagtggttaaggcgctcGTCTAGTGATCTAAAGATCACTAgatcgagccttggctgaggctgcatgtgtgtccttaagcaaggcacttaaccacacattgctctgcaatgacaccagtgccaagctgtatgggtcctaatgcccttcccttggacaacattggtggcgtggagaggggagacttgcagcttgggcaactgccggtcttccatacaaccctgtccAGCCTttcaccctggaaaccttccaaggtgcaaatccgtgatctcacgagactaacggaagTCTACTACTACTGTGTGAATTCAActatagcaccttcagtcctgtagtaatcacccttttcaattttgtcccattTTATATTGCACTCATCCAATTGCtactttgccctatcatcagcctgtaATTGCTAGCAGTTAAGTTTAGAATCATGAAGTTATACAACTCCAGAGATTGTCGCAGTATGCCATCAGATCTCTGCCAGGTTAGACACTTAatcaacattacagcacaatctATTTGAGTACTCAAGTACACAATCACCAACTGAGGAAATGAATGGCTCAAATAGCTCCTTAAATTCATCTTCCAATAAGAAATTGACTCAGGAAAAGAGTTAAATTATAACTTGATGCTCTTTCACAGAAAGTCATTAACCTGAAATATAAAGAGCAACAAAAAAATGGCTGGTGGAACTCGGCagggcagacagcatctatggggggacactgcagagtgtggtgcggacagcccagcgcatctgtagatgtgaacttcccactatacaggacatttacaaagacaggtgtgtaaaaatggcccaaaagatcattggagacctgagtcatcccaaccacaatctattccagctgctgccatccgggaaacagtaccacagcttaaaagccaggaccaacaagctccggGTCAGCTTCCTCAACCAGGCCATCAGGGTAgttaattctttttttttggatttatttttcattgaagttcatcatcaaacatttccataatatgtatttcagatattgtacatatatatcatatagtcatatatgccataaatctccacataatatttatctgaggtatacacttatagaaaagagaggaaagaaagaacaagcaaaaggagaaaactatgtacaagtagggagtgatttttttttacaacatattcattgatttgtgagaataaaatcaggcctatgaggtgttatgtagttaaaccatttgtCCCCAGTATTAATCAAACTGTTCAAACTTAtcattaacagatgctgttatcttctccattttgtaaatgtccattgtaatttccatccatgcatttaaggttaggctctcctgtgataaccatttcttaGTTAAGAGtcttttaccagccaccaacagtagattcattaaatatttatctcttttcaaccattcttgaggtacatacccaaaatatatggtcttactttctaagggtatttcacatttaaagatatctTGTAGGGCATTGCGTATCCCACTTCAATAGTCCTTGATAacagggcattcccagaaaatatgataatggtttgtattttgatttccacaatttctccagcaaacaggaaggttactacTATAATGAGATTTctaagagggtgtaataaaatatcttatcaagtttttccatccaaactccctccatttctgtgaactggtacacttacattgatacctccatattattgtccattcttcctcagatataattatccctccccccttctcccattttgttttaatgtatgaagttgaatgtgttttaagatttgacaaacccttatacacacTTATacatgcttccccctggaactttggaatatagagttttgtaaaacacttcaaaagcttcttgaatttcacttagcttttttttaaatcatttttgtTCTTAGATTCCTAATTCTATGaactgtattttctgctatctttttttttccagtttccacaccagtattttcatagacttagatccactttcacaatgtctctgtttcagaaacgtAAAATTTTTATGATTTCTTGCGTAgctaaactattaatttcattcccaatttttaaaattttgtctaATGTATTCTGTGCCAAattaaatttgtgtttttttccctagttccttcagcctattttgtaattcctctaatgttttattccttatttttttcttatatgaaaataattttccctcttaagacagccttcagagtatcccatagaatgggaggtgaaacctctccattatcattgaattctaagaccaatttttttttaatttgttccttaaagtggggatcattgagtagacttgaatttagtttccaaatagtattctttagtTGTacgtcaaaatcaacagataaatatataggtacaTGGtaacttacatctattgtcccaatttcatagttgtttattttgtctttctcttttccaaatgttatgaaatagtctatacttgcatatacagaatgggggacagaataatgagtgtaatcccttctgttggggaaaaggtcTCGCCATACatcaattagaccaacatcctcaaaaagtgtattaactttcttatgtaaggattttgtttcataggtttgtctattggaagagtctaactttgattgtaattgtaaatttaagtctcccccacatatcaggagaccttctgttttcGTTACCATATTAAGACTGCATAATTCACGataatacaattgtatttctatgttgtattcactgtcctgttgtacatactattgaATATAACTAaaaattgcacattacacattcaGATGGAGCTGtagcgtaaagatttttacttatgtgtatgaaggatgtaagaaataaagtcaattcaattctttcAGGTTGAGATGCTTCAACAACACTGGAAAGAGGGGGCAGATGGCCAGTATAAAAGGGTTGGGGAAAGTACTAGAGCAGGAGCTGATGGGTGATAGGTGTATCCTGGTGCGTGGGGGtggagggaggtgataagcaggtgagggaCGGGGAGAATGGGATGATGTAAAAAAAGCTCAGAGGTGATAGGCGAAAGTGACAAAAGGTTGAACATGGAACTAGTAGGACAGGGAGCACTAGAAGGATGGGGAGTGGGCATGAAATAAAGGGAAGATAGTGAGGAGTGGAACCAGTGGGAGGAACATGTAAGCAATGGACAGATCAGGGGGTAAGAGAAAGGGGAAGAATAGGGTGAtggggtgaatctctctccacagacactgctaCCCAAGTctttcaacattttctgattttagCATCTGCATGTTTTGCTTTTGCATAAAGAATTTTGATCTTTTCACTTTGAAGCAAACTGGCAACTGAGAAAGATTGTGACCATTTCAATCTCTCTAAAGTTAATTAATTTCAGGTTTCTTGATGTTGTCTTATTCTGCTACAAAATTTGCATTGTTAAAGTTCAGTTCTCAGTCTTAGATACACACAGCATTCATACCTCTGTGCTCACTGTGCAGTTTCAGACGCTGGTTGTAGAGATTTTTCTCGGTCAGATGTTGGATCTCAAGCAAACCCTGCACAATCTCAAAGACGGTGCCATCGATCAAAGCCAAGGCAAGGTTACTTAGTATGTCATAGGACAATCGTTGTTGACACGAACTTTAAAAAGGAAGATTGGCATTAATCAAAAGGTAAATTATCAATCAGGGTCAACAGATAAAATGTGCCTTTCTGCACAGTTGATAAAATGTTCAGAACTCCActtaaaaaggtgaggggaagaCTCTACAAAGAGAGCAAAGTGGACTGTAAAGATGTTATCTAGTTGAACTGAGAGTTCAATGCAAGTGAATATATCATAGAATATTATCAAGATcaaagaaatgattgtggacttcagaaaggttaTGGTCAACCACTCTCCAATGCACATCAATGGCTGTGTTGTAgacagagtgaagagcacaaGGTTCCTTGGTGCTACACAGAAAAGATGATCTAACCTAGACCCACAACACCTCGTCACTAGTCCAGAAGGCAAAGCAGCATCTACACTGTCTGAGGAGATTCCGGCCAGGCTCCCTGCCCCTATTCTAACAACCTTCTGCAGGAGTACCGTCGagcatcctgtctggctgcattattgtgagagaacaggaccaataaagtgtgacagtgtgtatggaaccagagcagacagcatagaaacatagaaggactacagctcaatacaggccattcagcccacaaagctgtgccaaatttGTCCTTACTTTAGGAATTACCTAGGgctatccatagccctctatttttctgagctccatgtacctgtccaggagtctctttaaagacccaatcctatctgcctccaccaccatcgcttgcagctcattcaccactctctgcgtaaataaacttacccctgacatccaagaaccttaaaactgtgccctcttgtgctagccatttcagccctggggaaaaagcttcTAACTATCAACATATTAGAGGTACttcatgagtactttgcttcagtattcactatggaaaaggatcttggtgattgtagggatgacttcattggactgaaaagcttgagcatatagacatgaagaaagaggatgtgttagagattttagaaagcatcaagttggataagtcaccggaacTGGATgatatgtaccccaggctactgtgggaggcaatgatctttgcatcatcaatggtgacaggagaggttccagaggattggagggctgcagatgttgttcctttattcaagaaagggagtagagatagcccaggaaattttagaccagtggATCTTACttgagtggttggtaagttgatggaaaagatcctgttAGGCaagacttatgaacatttggagaggcatgattaggaatagtcagcatagctttgtcaaaggcaggttgtgccttatgagcctgattgaattttttgaagatgtgactaaacacataggTGAAGgtggaacagtagatgtagtggatttcagcaaggcatttgataatgtaccccatgcagggcttattgagaaagtaaggaggcatgggatccaagggacattgctttgtggatccagaaatggcttgcccacaaaaggcaaagagtggttgtagacaggtcatattctgcataagaggtcagtgaccagtggtgcgcctcagggacccttactcttcgtgatttttttaaatgacatgaatgaggaagtggagggatggattagtaagtttgctgacgacacaagggttgggggtgttgtggatagcgtggagggctgtcagagcttacagcgagacattgataggatgcaaaactgggctgagaagtggcagatgggattcaacccagataagtgttaggtggttcagtttggtagatcaaatatgtttgcagaatatagtattaatggtaagactcttggcagtgtggagaatcagagggatcttggagtcagagtccatatgacactcaaaactgctgcgcagcttgactctgtggttaagaaagcatatggtgcattggtcttcatcaattgtgggattgagtttaagaaccgagaggtaatgttacagctatataggatatATTGGATATATAGGATATATTGGTGGCGGAGTAACatcagggccaggctccagaatGGATGTTTccgggttcgaatccagtcgggccaTTCCCAAGTGCCATCCGTGCCAAGTTGAGTGTTGAGAtcacaactcgacctcataaaataaaaaggaaaatactgcgaaatgtctgtgtgagAAATGGCACGCTACACAGTCTTTCGTTCTGCACCTTGTACGACATGAAAATGCCCAACACTGGCCTCAGGCCTGAGTCGACATCATCATCATATATAGGACACTGTTCAgacccacttgggagtactgtgctcagttctggtcacctcactacagaaaggatgtggaaactatagaaagggtgcagaggagatttacaaggatgttgcctggattggggagcatgtgacctgatagaggtgtacaagatcaagagaggcattgattgtatggatagacagaggctttttcccagggctgaaatggtcaacatgagagggcacagttttaaggtgcttgaaagttggtacagaggagacgtcaaggttaagtttttttgcgcagagagtgctgagtgcatataacgggctgccggtgacgatggtgggggtggatacgatagggtcttttgagaaactcctggatagataaatacttagaaaaatagagtgttatgggtaaccctaggtaatttctaaagttagTATTTGTTCGGCactgcattgtgggccgaagggcctgtattgtgctataggttttctaagtttctgttTTCTattgtgtggtacagaagctTCAAGGCATTGGACTGCAAAACTCAAGAGGATGGTAAAAACCTCAAAGGATCACCATGTTTTTCCTTCCCACTATTTGTGACACTTACCGGGAGTGTTGTACATGAAGGGCTCGAACGATTCTTGAGGATCCCTCCCACCCATCCAACAGTCTCTTAGACCCAAGACCATCAGCAAGGAGTTACAGGTTCATCAGGAGACTGTAAGACTAATGAATCCCCTGCTACCACCAAGATCTCATCACCAGGACAAGGGCTATTTGCCGTACTGTTAACTGCTTATTTACTTTGTTGCACACTATAtgaattttgaattatattttatgaacTTGTCCTtgataatattattttatgtgctgtgtgtgatatgtgttttgtgggtgcaccatggctcggaagaacattgttttatttggtCTTATATGGTTTCattgctaacgtaatggtctttctgtagaagcaatgtttgggttatagttaGAGGTTACGGATGGCTTTGGAAGCCATCCAATGAGGGGAGCGTGTTTTTGTGTTGTGCGCCTGACACCAGTGTGAGCTGGATCCTTTGTTCGGTGGTAGGTGAAGAAagaagacactggggagaaccGTCATAGCATACAATCTGGTGGGAGAcccatttgttcaagatggattgcaTGCGACGTTCAGAAGGTGGTGTAAGCCTTCACGCAGACCGAGGGCCCAGCGTGTGGGTGACagacaagttcaagatgagctccaacttgtgcacatttgactgtttaactaTAATGGAccctttttgtttttcttctttcttttcttgGAAAGATTTCAGTCAGGTTTTAAGGCTTATCATAGCAGAGTCTGCTGTGCTGAAACTGTACAATGACTTGGTCCTCTCTATCAACTCAGGTGACTCCGCCATTCTAATTCTTCTTGACCTCAGCACAGTG
The genomic region above belongs to Hypanus sabinus isolate sHypSab1 chromosome 13, sHypSab1.hap1, whole genome shotgun sequence and contains:
- the dgcr6 gene encoding protein DGCR6 isoform X1, translating into MNKNTGVYEDPVDIAKQQEQHYYLLSQLQSLVKDLSSSCQQRLSYDILSNLALALIDGTVFEIVQGLLEIQHLTEKNLYNQRLKLHSEHRALKQELLRKHKEALQSCKIHNLTVLRATQQRELEALDQRVKEEQRMMDEKIVLELDQKVIDQQNTLEKAGVPGFYITTNPQELTLQMNLLELILKMQQKVSEVGSC
- the dgcr6 gene encoding protein DGCR6 isoform X2, yielding MNKNTGVYEDPVDIAKQQEQHYYLLSQLQSLVKDLSSSCQQRLSYDILSNLALALIDGTVFEIVQGLLEIQHLTEKNLYNQRLKLHSEHRALKQELLRKHKEALQSCKIHNLTVLRATQQRELEALDQRVKEEQRMMDEKIVLELDQKVIDQQNTLEKAGVPGFYITTNPQAAQIKHSLV